The proteins below come from a single Vidua chalybeata isolate OUT-0048 chromosome 1, bVidCha1 merged haplotype, whole genome shotgun sequence genomic window:
- the LOC128794951 gene encoding mycocerosic acid synthase-like — protein sequence MHNCWTGLTVLLSCAAQEMEIETADEVAIVGIGCNFPGGDGIDNFWKVLEEGKNCTVEIPPERFNAKEWYDADGNKPGKICTTRAALLDEFNSFDNHLFGINNMEAERMDPQQKLLIECTYKALEDAGVPVESLSGTKTGVFIGLMNRDYEIITSRTVSEINHYDGTGTAMSIAANRISFTFNLTGPSLTVDTACSSFLFALHYALRAIKSGDCEAAICGGVNCIIDPRTFVSLSKAKMISPEGISKPFSKKADGYGRGEGCGVVFLKPLKKAKEDYSKIWGVINISAVNQNGRSTTPITRPSQIEQEKLLRSIYESHVDPSVVQYIEAHGTGTAAGDPTEAESLGSVISKNRSSLVSILKIGSVKGNIGHTESAAGAAGLIKVLLMMHHGKIVPSLHYSKEMSSIDTEKLNLAVATAVEPWEESSEYGRVAGINCFGFGGTNAHVVVRQVKQPEPLAAFKKPLELVLLSAASPKSLQMTMADTAEQLSTRNSVTLPSLAYTSACRRSHASYRYRKAFVTNSLQHLQQELKLAASMEPAISKVEPQLVFVFCGNGVTLKEFSEALLSSEPVFRDKCKEIEDLFQQHAAISLLPARNHSPKDLLNPELSQPLLFALQVAVASLLKHWGIKPVAVVGHSVGEVAAAHIAGYLSLADAVKVIYHRSRLQAKTPSGRMLVVGNIPVEEIAARLHPYSGKVCIAAFNSPVSCTLSGSVEAVEAVQRELAEAFRQRNIFLHVLNVPAAYHSPSMDMILEELEEQIEPLERQKGEMEVISTLTGVAASENDFAQGKFWAQHTRKPVAFTQAIQTAARGRENVVFVEISPHRALQRSIKETLGKGTQVLSSLQTDAEYQTLFTLVGNLFQLGFNPNWQHFYNGYQSVPVAIPRYQFDRQKLMGYLDIHHQANQRGASASHPLIYCINSDNMEFGCLVSQDTTPYLYEHKNNGVALVPGAFYVELGLASVMSRSEPKVPLSTCQLSISFSAPCVLTQNSQVLSIKLSLQKAMTTFEVLSSSNAVYAAGQVAKGLEGVVEESSISFQAIYRRCRSVISREELYEALSQVGFQYGSIFRQLSDVHYCQELKEAITSIKVNEEIARDMYSYCIHPVLLDCFLQMTAVLTSRTLQSRAGFPSGIGSLVVLRPLEEEMMIYMRMSKSTGNCLEVCGCFVDKHGSVLAELKRVAITFMKESSSRENEFLFENKWKEVSLSQTIGHLGFKPRVLVFADKFGIAEQLKKYLHPASRYIMYEGWECFVEGDTQNKMRAEVKDYDEILFLWGIQKLNEDSPRKAVDQLAKYCEAYRQVVVALREKTSRCSVRVITYRTTERYVDHINCGFALYGMTRTCIVEVPEIAFQLIDLSSFTSLDISVLADVLVKYKGGDYPEVCISQGRLYVSEIRRTPFVDADYIQPVRSLQKSQSFTLYTSDPYTAKDLSGELSTGTATQLDKQSVEIQVDKICLHSEDYFPISVSSCNFGNTLYWNSQAGDKHRLLALDFSGTVIATGSDVKKVKVGDHVVSCYPTAASSRVQIPGTVCFNARKFPFLQNVPCVSYFIIAWEIFTQRLPKGKNDRTLGIITTEPSSVLCYILSAAAEEMGWRTVLAKPTPNVFQYINLCSALVILPPVNRLSQEDLAHMCFLKDVVIVCGSQQSECIQNVSEIDHENISFHILAIASLFRKAPLKEVQKTVHAWISSMDMKQFRHLSGSVFQQTENFEGLNSVMSYFTCTSVPLAVLRRQKAISVLSDIPLYEPQKQLFKQNAVYVVAGGLTGLGFETVKFIAENGGGCIAILSRRIPSSEKQEELRALQQQYKGSKVVSVQCDVALTSDVEKAFQSIANTFVGSPIKGVFQSAVALHDGHLEVLKLADFHKVLSPKVAGTLNLHWATRNQELDYFVCYSSVTSFLGNATQTNYAAANSFLDVFCLYRRNCGLSGQAINWGALNLGILLNQNYIQSILGSKGIDILQVHEIHDYLRKTLLINKPQQAVVKLNFQALHHHVFTQITSLKNRFISLMSEDFKIKIETSEETEVPETAFLKSEDYITSLMSDLTGVNADELTMNTPLSSLGIDSMLAMTIQNRVFQERKVDIPLVKLLDPHTTLSSLVVVLEETSNANGTVEKKNAVVESAENGSWL from the exons ATGCATAATTGTTGGACTGGACTGACAGTGCTTCTGTCTTGTGCAGCCCAGGAGATGGAGATCGAGACTGCAGATGAAGTTGCTATTGTTGGAATAGGATGCAACTTTCCTGGAG GAGATGGAATTGACAATTTCTGGAAAGTCCTGGAGGAAGGCAAAAACTGCACTGTAGAAATCCCCCCCGAGAGATTTAATGCCAAGGAGTGGTATGATGCAGATGGCAACAAGCCAGGAAAAATATGTACAACACGAGCTGCTCTTCTCGATGA ATTTAATTCATTTGACAACCACCTGTTTGGGATTAATAATATGGAAGCAGAACGCATGGATCCGCAACAGAAATTACTGATAGAGTGCACATACAAAGCCCTAGAGGATGCAGGAGTTCCTGTGGAATCTCTCAGTGGCACCAAAACAGGTGTTTTCATTG GTCTCATGAATCGAGACTATGAAATCATAACCAGCAGAACTGTGAGTGAAATAAATCATTATGATGGTACTGGAACAGCAATGAGCATTGCAGCCAACAGGATCTCTTTCACATTTAATCTGACTGGGCCGTCTCTGACTGTTGACACTGCGTGTTcgtcttttctttttgctctgcACTATGCCTTGCGAGCCATTAAATCAG GAGACTGTGAGGCAGCAATCTGTGGTGGGGTGAACTGCATCATTGATCCCCGCACCTTTGTATCTCTCAGTAAAGCCAAAATGATCTCTCCAGAGGGCATAAGCAAACCCTTCTCCAAAAAAGCAGATGGCTATGGAAGGGGAGAAGGCTGCGGTGTTGTTTTCCTCAAACCACTGAAAAAG GCAAAGGAAGACTACAGCAAAATCTGGGGTGTGATAAACATCAGTGCAGTCAATCAGAATGGCAGGTCCACGACTCCAATCACGAGACCATCTCAAATAGAACAAGAGAAGTTACTGCGCAGCATTTATGAAAGTCATGTTGATCCCTCAGTTGTGCAGTACATTGAAGCCCATGGcacaggaactgctgctggAGATCCTACTGAAGCTGAGAGCCTGGGCAGTGTCATTAGCAAAAACAGGTCCTCCCTAGTTTCCATTCTGAAAATCGGTTCAGTGAAAGGAAATATTGGACACACTGaatcagctgctggagcagctggattAATCAAAGTGCTCCTGATGATGCACCATGGAAAGATTGTTCCATCCTTGCATTACTCAAAGGAGATGAGCAGCATCGATACAGAGAAATTAAACCTTGCTGTTGCCACAGCTGTAGAGCCCTGGGAAGAATCCAGTGAGTATGGAAGAGTTGCTGGCATCAACTGCTTTGGATTTGGAGGAACCAATGCTCATGTTGTAGTTAGGCAGGTGAAGCAGCCAGAGCCTCTTGCTGCCTTTAAGAAGCCCCTGGAATTAgttctgctgtcagcagcatcCCCTAAGTCCCTTCAGATGACAATGGCCgacacagctgagcagctgaGCACAAGGAACTCTGTAACTCTCCCAAGCCTGGCCTATACGTCTGCCTGCAGAAGAAGCCATGCCAGCTACAGGTACCGAAAGGCGTTTGTCACAAACTCCCTCCAACACTTGCAGCAAGAGCTTAAGTTGGCAGCGAGCATGGAACCTGCCATATCCAAAGTGGAACCACAGCTGGTGTTCGTGTTCTGTGGCAATGGCGTAACGCTGAAGGAGTTTAGTGAGGCACTGCTGAGCTCAGAGCCGGTGTTCAGAGACAAGTGTAAGGAAATAGAAGACCTTTTTCAGCAGCACGCTGCCATCAGCCTCCTGCCAGCAAGAAATCATAGCCCAAAGGACTTGTTGAATCCAGAGCTTTCTCAGCCCTTACTGTTTGCCCTGCAGGTTGCTGTAGCTTCCCTCCTGAAGCACTGGGGTATTAAGCCCGTTGCTGTTGTTGGCCACTCGGTGGGGGAAGTTGCTGCTGCACATATTGCTGGGTACCTTTCCCTGGCAGATGCAGTAAAAGTGATCTATCACCGGAGCAGGCTGCAGGCAAAGACTCCCAGCGGCAGAATGCTGGTAGTTGGAAACATCCCTGTTGAAGAGATTGCTGCACGCCTGCATCCCTACTCAGGAAAGGTGTGCATTGCTGCTTTCAACAGCCCCGTTTCCTGCACCTTGTCTGGGAGTGTAGAGGCTGTGGAAGCTGTCCAGAGAGAGTTAGCTGAAGCTTTCAGACAGAGAAACATCTTTCTTCATGTTTTAAATGTTCCAGCTGCGTACCACAGCCCCAGCATGGATATGATActtgaggagctggaggagcagatAGAGCCTTTAGAAAGGCAGAAGGGGGAAATGGAAGTGATTTCAACACTGACTGGGGTGGCTGCATCTGAAAATGACTTTGCTCAGGGCAAATTCTGGGCACAGCATACTCGCAAGCCTGTTGCTTTCACACAAGCCATCCAAActgcagccagaggcagggaaaacGTGGTGTTTGTGGAAATAAGTCCTCACCGAGCACTGCAGCGAAGCATAAAAGAAACGCTAGGGAAAGGCACACAGGTGTTGTCCTCTTTGCAAACAGATGCAGAATATCAGACACTCTTCACCCTGGTAGGAAATCTGTTTCAACTGGGATTTAATCCCAACTGGCAGCACTTTTATAATGGGTATCAAAGTGTTCCTGTGGCCATTCCACGATATCAATTTGATCGCCAAAAACTCATGGGCTACCTGGATATCCATCACCAAGCAAACCAAAGAGGTGCCAGTGCCAGTCATCCTTTGATTTACTGCATAAACAGTGACAACATGGAATTTGGTTGCCTGGTGTCCCAGGACACGACACCATACTTATATGAGCACAAGAACAATGGGGTGGCCTTAGTCCCTGGTGCTTTCTATGTGGAGCTTGGTCTGGCCTCTGTGATGAGCAGGTCAGAACCTAAAGTGCCTCTGAGCACTTGCCAGCTGAGTATCAGTTTTTCTGCACCATGTGTTCTTACACAGAATTCCCAAGTGCTGAGTATCAAGCTGAGTCTGCAAAAAGCCATGACAACCTTTGAGGTTCTCTCTTCCTCCAACGCAGTTTATGCTGCTGGCCAAGTGGCAAAGGGGCTTGAAGGTGTGGTGGAAGAAAGCAGCATCTCCTTCCAAGCCATCTATCGAAGATGCAGGTCAGTGATTAGCAGAGAGGAGCTTTATGAAGCACTGTCTCAGGTTGGCTTTCAGTATGGCTCCATATTCAGGCAGCTCAGTGATGTGCATTATTGCCAGGAGCTAAAGGAAGCTATAACAAGCATAAAGGTGAATGAGGAGATTGCCAGAGACATGTACAGCTACTGTATCCACCCAGTGCTGCTCGACTGTTTTCTGCAGATGACCGCTGTCCTGACCtcaaggacactgcagtccAGAGCAGGCTTTCCTTCGGGGATAGGCAGCCTTGTGGTGCTTCGCCCGCTGGAGGAGGAAATGATGATATACATGAGAATGAGCAAATCCACTGGGAACTGCCTTGAGGTCTGTGGATGCTTTGTGGACAAACACGGCTCTGTTTTGGCTGAGCTCAAGCGCGTTGCCATCACTTTCATGAAGGAATCATCTTCCCGAGAAAATGAGtttctgtttgaaaacaaatggaaagaaGTCTCTCTTTCACAGACAATTGGACATCTGGGGTTTAAGCCCAGAGTCCTTGTGTTTGCAGACAAATTTGGGATAGCTGAGCAGCTCAAAAAATACTTGCATCCTGCTTCGAGATATATTATGTACGAAGGCTGGGAATGCTTTGTGGAAGGCGATACACAGAATAAAATGAGAGCAGAGGTTAAGGATTATGATGAAATTCTTTTCTTGTGGGGAATCCAAAAGTTAAATGAAGATTCCCCAAGGAAAGCAGTAGATCAGCTGGCAAAGTACTGCGAAGCCTATCGCCAGGTAGTGGTGGCACTAAGAGAGAAGACATCCCGCTGTTCCGTCAGAGTGATCACGTACAGAACAACAGAGAGATATGTGGACCACATTAACTGTGGGTTTGCATTGTATGGCATGACCAGAACTTGTATTGTTGAAGTTCCAGAAATCGCATTTCAGTTGATTGACCTCAGCTCCTTCACTTCCCTGGACATCTCAGTGTTAGCAGATGTTCTTGTCAAGTACAAAGGTGGGGACTATCCAGAAGTCTGCATCAGCCAGGGAAGACTTTATGTGTCGGAAATCAGACGCACACCTTTTGTAGATGCAGATTACATTCAACCTGTAAGATCTCTCCAGAAATCACAATCATTCACTTTGTACACTTCTGATCCATACACAGCAAAAGACTTGTCTGGGGAGTTATCCACCGGCACTGCTACTCAGCTTGACAAACAGAGTGTTGAAATTCAAGTGGATAAAATTTGTCTGCACTCAGAAGATTATTTTCCCATTAGTGTTTCTAGCTGCAACTTTGGTAATACATTGTATTGGAACTCACAGGCAGGAGACAAACACAGGCTTCTAGCTCTTGATTTCAGTGGCACAGTCATTGCAACAGGCAGTGATGTGAAAAAAGTGAAAGTGGGAGATCATGTGGTTTCATGTTATCCCACTGCTGCATCATCCAGAGTTCAGATTCCAGGAACAGTTTGTTTCAATGCAAGGAAATTCCCATTCCTCCAGAATGTCCCTTGTGTGTCATACTTCATCATTGCATGGGAAATCTTCACTCAGAGGTTACCCAAAGGGAAAAATGACAGAACATTGGGTATTATTACTACAGAGCCATCCTCAGTTTTGTGCTACAttctttctgcagcagcagaagagatgGGTTGGAGAACAGTCCTTGCAAAGCCCACTCCTAATGTGTTCCAGTATATCAACCTGTGCAGTGCTCTGGTTATTCTTCCTCCAGTCAACAGACTGTCTCAGGAGGATCTGGCCCACATGTGCTTTCTTAAAGATGTGGTGATCGTGTGTGGCAGTCAGCAGTCTGAATGTATCCAGAATGTCAGTGAAATTGATCATGAAAACATCAGCTTTCATATCCTTGCCATTGCCAGCCTTTTCCGGAAAGCACCTCTAAAGGAAGTGCAGAAGACCGTGCATGCCTGGATCAGTTCCATGGATATGAAACAGTTTAGACATCTCTCAGGTTCTGTTTTTCAGCAGACTGAGAACTTTGAAGGGCTAAATTCTGTGATGTCCTATTTCACCTGCACTTCTGTCCCCCTTGCTGTTCTGAGAAGGCAGAAGGCCATCAGTGTGCTTTCAGATATCCCACTGTACGAGCCCCAGAAGCAGCTGTTCAAGCAGAATGCTGTTTATGTAGTAGCTGGGGGGCTCACTGGACTTGGCTTTGAAACGGTGAAATTCATAGCCGAGAACGGAGGAGGGTGTATTGCAATTCTCTCCAGGAGAATTCCCAGCAGTGAGAAGCAAGAAGAGTTAAGGGCTTTGCAGCAGCAGTACAAAGGGAGCAAAGTAGTGTCTGTGCAGTGTGATGTGGCTTTGACCAGTGATGTTGAGAAAGCTTTCCAGTCCATTGCCAACACCTTTGTGGGGAGTCCGATCAAAGGGGTGTTCCAAAGTGCTGTTGCTTTACACGACGGCCACCTTGAAGTGCTGAAGCTGGCTGACTTTCACAAAGTGCTGAGCCCAAAAGTAGCAGGGACCCTAAATCTTCACTGGGCTACCAGAAACCAGGAGCTTGACTACTTTGTGTGCTACTCCTCCGTTACTTCCTTTCTGGGCAATGCCACTCAGACAAACTATGCAGCTGCAAACTCCTTCCTGGATGTCTTCTGCCTCTACAGGAGGAACTGTGGGCTTTCAGGCCAGGCCATTAACTGGGGTGCTTTGAATCTCGGCATTCTGCTCAACCAAAACTACATTCAGAGCATTCTGGGATCCAAGGGCATAGACATTCTGCAAGTGCATGAAATTCATGACTATCTCAGGAAGACCTTACTTATAAACAAACCACAGCAAGCTGTGGTCAAATTGAACTTTCAAGCTTTGCATCATCATGTTTTTACTCAGATTACTTCTCTCAAAAATCGCTTCATATCACTTATGTCAGAAGATTTCAAGATCAAGATTGAAACATCTGAGGAAACTGAAGTCCCAGAGACTGCCTTTCTCAAATCTGAGGACTACATCACCTCACTGATGAGTGACCTCACAGGAGTGAACGCAGATGAACTTACCATGAATACACCACTTTCGTCTTTGGGCATAGACTCTATGTTAGCTATGACAATTCAGAACCGTGTCTTTCAGGAGCGAAAGGTGGACATACCCCTTGTGAAACTGCTTGATCCTCACACAACTCTGTCAAGTTTAGTGGTAGTGTTAGAAGAAACAAGCAATGCAAATGGAACAGTTGAAAAGAAGAATGCTGTGGTTGAAAGTGCAGAAAATGGGAGCTGGCTATAG
- the LOC128794633 gene encoding patched domain-containing protein 3, with protein sequence MAGPRDPAERCSCRNTNCVERPLRRLFEGLASGVAACPWPFVLVPLLLSGGLGAGFLFLPQRQANDIEGQFTPTWGPAKAERDFVRRHFPTNDSERFSAPRLPTEGAYAALIAVATNGTSVLDPAAWAEVLRLNATVHDAKYERLCARSAGGCASPNPLLSRWGDAGPPAPGSLRFPVNDSVFLGAALGGVETDGGRVLRARALKLVYYLREDGPEAQDSRQWLESFLQNILSKVAELRLGSIQVTYFTSLSRQQEFEGNAKSVIPLFSVTYFLTISFAVISCLRLSCIRNNIWLASCGVLSSGLAVLSSFGLMLFCGVPFVVTVANAPFLILGVGVDDMFILVASWEQSSRKKEKSSVKSLLAETYAEAALSVTITTLTDVLAFFIGTWTAFPSVRSFCLYTGTAFVFCYVYTMTFFGAVLVLNHRREQGNRHWLTCMHVDVGKDQAENSCLYNACCIGSCSRQPSQPEGEHPMSTFFKKYYGPFVTNKWIKVLMVLLYGAYLGGGIYGCTQIREGIDLRNLANDASYVIPYYDDDDKYFSTYGPRVMVVIAESVDYWNELVRLDIESCAQNLENISYVDKNHSESWLRVYTELAKRGLININSKTDFLNNLSVLFRILPSFEWDINKTRDEIEASRFFIQTVNVTSAVDEKNLLNQLREAAKQCSIPLKVYHPAFIYYDQYLVIVQNTVQNIVVAAGAMLVVSLLLIPNPLCCLWVTFAIASVIVGVAGFMTFWNVNLDSISMINLVICIGFSVDFSAHISYAFVTSGESSANKRAIDALSLLGYPVLQGAVSTILGVVVLAAASTYIFRTFFKIMFLVILFGALHGLVFIPVFLTFFGNFGRSPNTKSKKIELEKL encoded by the exons ATGGCGGGGCCGCGGGACCCCGCGGAGCGCTGCTCCTGCCGCAACACCAACTGCGTGGAGCGACCGCTGCGCCGGCTCTTCGAAGGGCTGGCGAGCGGCGTGGCCGCCTGCCCCTGGCCCTTCGTGCTGGTGCCGCTGCTGCTGTCGGGCGGGCTGGGCGCCGGCTTCCTCTTCCTACCGCAGCGGCAGGCGAACGACATCGAGGGGCAGTTCACGCCGACGTGGGGGCCCGCCAAGGCCGAGCGCGACTTCGTGCGGCGGCACTTCCCCACCAACGACTCGGAGCGCTTCTCCGCCCCGCGGCTGCCCACCGAGGGCGCCTACGCGGCCCTCATCGCCGTGGCGACGAACGGAACCTCGGTCCTGGACCCGGCGGCGTGGGCAGAGGTGCTGCGGCTGAACGCGACCGTGCACGACGCCAAATACGAGCGGCTCTGCGCCCGCAGCGCCGGCGGCTGTGCCAGCCCCAACCCGCTGCTGTCGCGGTGGGGCGATGCGGGACCGCCCGCCCCGGGGAGCCTCCGCTTCCCCGTCAACGACAGCGTCTTCCTGGGGGCCGCGCTGGGCGGCGTGGAGACGGACGGCGGGCGGGTGCTCAGGGCGCGGGCCCTGAAGCTGGTGTATTACCTGCGGGAGGACGGCCCCGAGGCGCAGGACAGCCGGCAGTGGCTGGAGAGCTTCCTGCAGAACATCTTGTCCAAAGTGGCGGAGTTGCGCCTCGGCTCCATTCAG GTGACTTACTTTACCTCACTGTCCAGACAACAGGAGTTTGAAGGAAATGCCAAGAGTGTGATTCCGCTCTTCTCCGTGACGTATTTCTTAACAATAAGCTTCGCAGTCATCTCTTGCCTAAG actgAGCTGTATAAGAAATAATATCTGGCTTGCAAGCTGTGGAGTGCTTTCTTCTGGCTTAGCTGTATTAAGCAGCTTTGGATTGATGCTCTTCTGTGGAGTGCCATTTGTGGTCACTGTAGCAAATGCACCATTCCTGATTCTGG GGGTTGGCGTTGATGACATGTTCATCCTGGTTGCTTCCTGGGAACAAAgttcaaggaaaaaagagaaatccagtGTTAAATCTCTGCTGGCTGAGACTTACGCAGAGGCAGCACTTTCTGTGACCATCACCACTCTGACGGATGTTTTGGCCTTCTTCATTGGCACCTGGACTGCTTTTCCCTCCGTGAGGTCTTTTTGCCTCTATACGGGCACAGCTTTTGTCTTCTGCTATGTATATACCATGACCTTCTTTGGGGCAGTTCTGGTATTAAATCACAGAAGGGAGCAAGGGAACCGACACTGGCTGACTTGTATGCATGTAGATGTAGGTAAAGATCAGGCTGAGAACTCCTGCTTGTACAATGCTTGCTGTATCGGCAGCTGTTCTAGGCAGCCATCTCAGCCAGAAGGTGAGCATCCAATGAGCACattctttaaaaagtattatGGGCCTTTTGTTACAAATAAGTGGATCAAGGTGCTCATGGTGTTGCTGTACGGAGCATATTTGGGTGGTGGCATTTATGGGTGTACTCAGATCAGGGAAGGCATCGATCTCCGAAATCTGGCAAATGATGCCTCCTACGTTATTCCATActatgatgatgatgacaaaTACTTCTCCACATATGGACCCAGGGTCATGGTTGTCATTGCTGAGAGTGTAGATTACTGGAATGAGTTGGTGCGTCTTGACATTGAGAGCTGCGCACAGAATTTAGAGAACATTTCCTATGTAGATAAGAACCACTCAGAGTCATGGCTGAGAGTATACACAGAACTTGCCAAAAGGGGTTTGATAAATATAAACAGTAAGACTGACTTCTTAAATAACTTAAGTGTACTGTTCAGAATTCTTCCCAGTTTTGAGTGGGACATAAACAAGACTCGGGATGAAATAGAGGCTTCACGTTTCTTCATCCAGACAGTGAATGTGACATCAGCTGTGGATGAGAAGAATCTCCTCAATCAGTTAAGAGAGGCAGCCAAGCAGTGCAGCATTCCACTGAAGGTGTATCACCCAGCCTTCATCTACTATGACCAGTACCTGGTAATAGTGCAGAACACTGTTCAGAACATTGTCGTTGCTGCCGGAGCCATGCTCGTTGTCTCCCTTCTGCTCATTCCCAACCCATTGTGCTGCTTGTGGGTGACTTTTGCTATAGCTTCTGTTATAGTTGGCGTTGCTGGTTTCATGACGTTCTGGAACGTCAACCTCGATTCCATATCCATGATCAACCTGGTCATTTGCATTGGGTTTTCAGTAGATTTTTCTGCTCATATTTCCTATGCCTTTGTTACGAGTGGAGAGTCGTCAGCCAATAAAAGGGCAATTGATGCTCTGTCCCTGCTAGGTTACCCAGTTCTACAGGGTGCAGTTTCTACAATATTAGGCGTAGTTGTCCTGGCTGCAGCGAGCACCTACATCTTTAGGACATTCTTCAAGATCATGTTCCTTGTTATTTTGTTTGGGGCTCTTCATGGTCTTGTTTTTATTCCAgtgtttttaacattttttggAAACTTTGGCAGATCACCCAATACCAAATCTAAAAAAATTGAGCTTGAGAAATTATAA